The DNA segment acccactgcaccacagggaaatCCATGCACTCTATAAAGgtaccttgaggagttcccgtcgtggtgcagtggttaattaatccgactgggaaccatgaggttgcaggtttggtccctgcccctgctcagtgggttaacgatccagcgttgccgtgagctgtggtgtaggttgcagacacagctcggatcccgagttgctgtggctctggcgtaggccgctggctacagctctgattcgacccctagtctgggaacctccatatgccgcaggagcggcccaagaaacagcaaaaagacaaaaaaaaattaaaaaaataaaaaataaaaagtaaaggtaCCTCAAGGGAACTTTAGATGAGCAGTTTCTATAATAGAGCTAAATTCACCAACTTTTTGAAATCTTTCCCTACCCTGAAACCATGGAAATCTCACATTATCTGAATTTCTGTATTTATCACCTGTCATTTCTCTCTTCACTAGACTGTAAAGCTGAGAAAAATTCTGTAAGCAAGTAGTTCCTCAAAGATGCCAGCACTGCATCTGATCCTTACGACCTCACCtccaggtgggaaaactgagtctTGGAAAGGCCAGGACTCTCAGTGTTCATGAGTTTTTACACTACGTTCTGAAGACCACTCTGGCTGCTTCCTAGAGGTAAATCCACACAGgtttctcagcctctctgagtcTCTAGTTTCCCTGCCAGTGAAAGAGAAATAActgtttgttattttaaaaggaaaaaaatctgcaggagttcctgttgtggctcagtaggtcaaggatccaacactacaagctgcagtgtaggtcacagatgtggcttggaaccaatgttccagtggctgtggtgtaggctggctgtagctttgattcgactcctggcctgggaactttcatatgccataagcgtggcgttaaaaaaaaaaaaaaaactgcagagatCTTAGCTGTAGACCCGGTTCACCTTAAGCAATCAACAACTAAcaggtcagagttcccactgtgactcagcggtaacaaacccaactggtagccatgaggctgtgggttcggtccctggccttactcagtgggttaaggatcctttgttaccatgagctgttgtgtagactggcagctgtagctcggattcaactactagcctgggaatgtccatatgccatgggtgtggccctaaaagacagaaacaaaaaaacacggAACAGGACAAATATGCACCAAATAGAAGCCTAACTCAAgctcacccccccacccacccacacccccgCTGCTCCCGCCTAAGCCTAAGAGAACAGGGTAGATTGCAAAAACCCTGTCCACTCCTACCGGAGGCCAGGAGAGCACATGACGATTATCAGGTAAACCCTCGCCCACATCTGGTCCACCCTTTTCCTGGCAGCACTGACTCCAACTGTCTTCCACCAGGTGCTGCCTAGCCCAGCTGACCACGCTGACATCTGGAACACCACAGCCCACCTGGACCCCAGGAAGGGATCAACCCACACCCTCTCCCACATCACTAAGGGATTGACACACTCCGAGGCACCTGGCCCAAGGCCCACGTGGCCAGGATGGCTGCCCTCTGGAGCCAGAAGCTGCCAGTTTCGACGTGCACTGATAAGGAGTGCAGCAAACCTGGCCGGGCCCTGGGGAACAGGGAGCTCCCAGCCCACCTGCTTCCCATGGACAGAGCCCAGGCATGAAGGCCACTGACTTTATTGATTTAGAAAACTTTACAAGGGCAGGAACTGTTCTGCCAAAAAGAGGGCCAGACACGGCATAAAACAGATCAGAAGTGAAGGGAGGGGTAAGGGCCAGGACCAGGAATTCACTCGGAAAAGCTGGTAATTGCTGACATGAAAGTGgcaaggaaaggagaagggagatgCATGCAAGTGTGAGAATTCCAAAAAAGGTGACATGGTGAGGGGAGAGAACTCCCAAAAGACGCTGGTGTACATTGGAAGTGCACACAACAGCAATCTTTTCCTTTGTAGAGGATGGGGGAGGAGTCCTGGCTTGGCTGCAAACTCTGGAGACTCAATGCTGGGGCTCGGGGTCGGGGGCTCCCCGGAGGGCATCACAAGAAGGCATCGCACCACTCCCGGAGGCATCCGAAGCAGTCCCGCGACTGCTTGGCATTAGCGCCACACGTGTCCTTCAGCCATTCCCGGAAGAGGTCTTCATCTTTCTTGAGCACCAGAAACTGGCCAAGGACCACATAGGCCTGCAagacaggcagagggaagggcatgCTGCTAGGTGCTCTGCGGACCAGGAACGAGGCCTTCAGCCTAGGAAGCAGGGCCGGCTCTGGCTAGCCCTGCAGGTTACATGCCACTGCCCACCCCCAACGGGTCCActcactctcctccctccccaactgCCAGGAAAGAGCCCAGCAGGCCATCCTCAGCCCTCCCCAGCTGCACGCAGCCACTCCACACCTTGTCAAAGCCCCTTTCCTCCAGCTTCTTGCCCAGTACGTCACCAATCCCGGCCAGGCTTCCCACTGGCTTTTCCCCCATGGGCTCTGCCACGAAATCTCGGTGCTTTTGGGAAGTTGTCATCTTGATCAAGCTTAACCTGGGAATCCCAAGAAAAGGCAGGTTAGGGCTGAAAACCCGGGAACTCCTGAGGGCCCACTACCAATCTCACAGTTAAGAGGACGCTCGACCAGTCATCGCAGAAGCTTACTCGCTTCTCCCCCCACTTCACGGATGAAAAAAGCGAAGCCTAAGGAGTCTTTTCCTCACTATTCAAAAGAGAAATCTCTTCCACTCCTTGCAGGAGCTGGTTTCGGTACCACCCCAGAGGCAACACTATCTTGCTCTAACAGGTGGCGCACGCAGAGCAGAGTCAAGATTCCAAGAGTCTGTCAGGACCCAGGGCTCGCCCTGAAATTGTCACTCCTCGGTGACCTTGGCTGGGCCCAAGTGGCACTGACCCTGCCTGCAACGGCTACCTGGCCCGTAAAGCAAATGAAGGACTCTGTCCCACCCGGCCCGCCAGCTAATCACAAAGCAGAAGCGAAGCGGCTTCTCCAGCCCCGGCGGGCTGCACGCCAGGGCTCCCGCCGCCCCCCAcgccgccggccccgcccccagcgcgccgcgccccgccccctccccgcgccTCTGCGCTCGCGCGCCGCGCCCCGGCCGAGCCCTCTCCGAGGACGCATCCTCTGGCCCCCCGCAGTGCTTGAGGcccctttccccttctcttccccGCGCCTCCGCCAGTCTCCAGCTTGGGCCCTGCACCGCGGCTCGCACTCACCCGCAGCTCCGGTTCCCGTAACGGCCTCTCCCGCCACCCGGCCGCTCCTGCGGATGCCTC comes from the Phacochoerus africanus isolate WHEZ1 chromosome 4, ROS_Pafr_v1, whole genome shotgun sequence genome and includes:
- the BANF1 gene encoding barrier-to-autointegration factor, with product MTTSQKHRDFVAEPMGEKPVGSLAGIGDVLGKKLEERGFDKAYVVLGQFLVLKKDEDLFREWLKDTCGANAKQSRDCFGCLREWCDAFL